Proteins encoded within one genomic window of Burkholderiaceae bacterium:
- a CDS encoding O-acetylhomoserine sulfhydrylase, translating to MPGYADPGFDTLAVHAGAAPDPATGARAVPIHLTTSFVFESSDQAAALFNLERAGHVYSRLTNPTNAVLEERIAALEGGIGAIGAASGMAALHLAIVTLMGAGGHIVASTAVYGGSQNLLHFTLPRFGIHTTFVKPGDIAGWRAAIRPETRLLFGETIGNPGLDVLDIPTVSQIAHEAGVPLLVDATFTTPYLMKPFDHGADLVYHAATKFLSGHGTVIGGLVVDGGSFDWEAAAARDGRFAELTKAYDGYHGMVFTEESTVGAFLLRARREGLRDFGACMSPHTAWLILQGIETLPLRMARHVANTERVVEFLAGQPFVARVGHPLLESHPSHALAKKLLPRGAGAVFSFDLKGNREQGKKFIETLRLFSHLANVGDVRSLVIHPASTTHFRMSDEALAAAGITQGTIRLSIGLEDPDDLIDDLKRALKAAEKAGA from the coding sequence ATGCCCGGCTACGCAGACCCCGGCTTCGACACGTTGGCGGTACACGCCGGCGCCGCGCCCGACCCGGCCACCGGCGCGCGTGCGGTGCCGATCCACCTGACCACCTCGTTCGTGTTCGAGAGCTCGGATCAGGCGGCGGCGCTGTTCAACCTGGAACGCGCCGGCCATGTCTATTCGCGGCTCACCAATCCGACCAACGCCGTGCTGGAAGAGCGCATCGCCGCGCTCGAAGGCGGCATCGGCGCGATCGGGGCGGCCAGCGGCATGGCGGCGTTGCATCTGGCGATCGTGACGCTGATGGGCGCTGGCGGGCACATCGTCGCGAGCACCGCGGTGTACGGCGGCTCGCAGAACCTGCTGCATTTCACGCTGCCGCGCTTTGGCATCCACACCACCTTCGTCAAACCCGGCGACATCGCCGGCTGGCGCGCGGCGATCCGGCCCGAAACCCGGCTGCTGTTTGGCGAGACCATCGGCAACCCGGGGCTGGACGTGCTCGACATCCCGACCGTCTCGCAGATCGCGCACGAGGCTGGCGTGCCGCTGCTGGTCGATGCGACCTTCACCACGCCGTACCTGATGAAGCCGTTCGACCACGGCGCCGATCTGGTGTACCACGCTGCGACCAAGTTCCTCTCCGGCCACGGCACGGTGATCGGCGGCCTGGTGGTCGACGGCGGCAGCTTCGACTGGGAAGCGGCCGCCGCGCGCGACGGGCGCTTCGCCGAACTGACGAAAGCCTACGACGGCTACCACGGCATGGTGTTCACCGAGGAGAGCACCGTCGGCGCGTTCCTGCTGCGCGCGCGCCGCGAAGGCTTGCGCGATTTCGGCGCCTGCATGAGTCCGCACACCGCGTGGCTGATCCTGCAGGGCATCGAAACCCTGCCGCTGCGCATGGCGCGGCACGTGGCGAACACCGAGCGGGTCGTCGAATTCCTCGCTGGCCAGCCGTTCGTCGCACGCGTCGGCCACCCGCTGCTCGAATCGCACCCCAGCCACGCGCTGGCGAAAAAGCTGCTGCCGCGAGGCGCCGGCGCGGTATTCAGCTTCGACCTGAAGGGCAACCGCGAGCAGGGCAAGAAGTTCATCGAGACGCTGCGCCTGTTCAGCCATCTCGCGAACGTCGGCGACGTCCGTTCGCTGGTGATCCACCCGGCCAGCACCACGCATTTCCGCATGAGCGACGAGGCGCTGGCGGCGGCCGGCATCACGCAGGGCACGATACGGCTGTCGATCGGGCTGGAAGACCCGGATGACCTGATCGATGACCTGAAACGCGCGCTGAAGGCTGCCGAGAAAGCGGGAGCCTGA
- a CDS encoding Ser/Thr protein phosphatase family protein, producing the protein MKLAVLSDLHLTVAEMAVPELDCDLVILAGDLARPEQAIAWARAFPQPVIYVPGNHEYYGGSFDGTLAHLRELAAGSRIHVLERDELRIAGVRFLCCTLWSDFRLGIDAERAAAIAIATEKVRDFSRIRLAESGDALFTPLLSRERFDASVAWLESKFAEPWDGTTVVVTHHAPSTGSINPKYVGSPLNACFVSDLDERLRRWQPPLWIHGHLHDSYDYRVGATRVLCNPRGYVRNGVPENPTFDPRLVVQV; encoded by the coding sequence ATGAAGCTTGCGGTACTGTCCGACCTGCACCTGACCGTGGCCGAGATGGCCGTGCCCGAGCTCGATTGTGACCTCGTCATCCTCGCCGGCGACCTGGCGCGACCAGAGCAGGCGATCGCCTGGGCGCGGGCGTTTCCGCAGCCGGTGATCTATGTGCCCGGCAATCACGAGTATTACGGCGGCAGCTTCGACGGCACGCTGGCGCATCTGCGCGAACTGGCCGCGGGCAGCCGCATTCACGTGCTGGAACGTGACGAACTGCGTATCGCAGGCGTGCGTTTTCTGTGCTGCACGTTGTGGAGCGATTTCCGGCTCGGGATCGATGCCGAGCGCGCCGCGGCGATCGCGATCGCGACCGAGAAGGTGCGCGACTTCAGCCGGATCCGGCTCGCGGAGAGCGGCGATGCGCTGTTCACGCCGCTGCTGTCGCGCGAGCGCTTCGACGCGAGCGTGGCCTGGCTCGAAAGTAAGTTTGCCGAGCCGTGGGACGGCACCACGGTCGTCGTGACGCACCACGCGCCGTCAACCGGCAGCATCAACCCGAAGTACGTGGGCTCGCCGCTGAACGCCTGCTTCGTCTCCGACCTCGACGAGCGGCTGCGGCGCTGGCAGCCGCCGCTGTGGATTCACGGCCACCTGCACGACAGCTACGACTACCGGGTCGGCGCGACCCGCGTGCTGTGCAACCCGCGCGGCTATGTGCGAAACGGCGTGCCGGAGAACCCCACGTTCGATCCGAGGCTGGTGGTGCAGGTCTGA
- a CDS encoding Cytochrome O ubiquinol oxidase subunit II — MGARVSEFSSSVLRLQGRRRRSVARWFACCGALLVLGGCSGAEHLSFLNPQGPIAAAESEHFWIVVAILFIFVALPVFVGTVWIAWRYRYGVTGPKYTPRWKFYKPLEFFTWGGPIVIVIILSVLVWRNTERYDPYRAIASSAPPLHVQVIGYDWKWLFVYPDQGIASVGVLAFPSGRPVSMELTSATVMQSFFIPALAGQIYAMGGMVTQLNLEAAKPGRFLGENTMYNGNGFHQQKFAAVAMTPAEFDAWVQKVRGTGVHLDAAALKALATPGTKAQLRAALPQATAPDGHVYFTGVKPGFFADLVMSVMDDTPLAPTALAPAPTGGQ, encoded by the coding sequence ATGGGAGCGCGTGTGTCCGAGTTTTCATCGTCAGTGCTGCGCTTGCAAGGTCGGCGCCGGCGGTCTGTCGCCCGCTGGTTCGCTTGCTGTGGTGCGCTGCTGGTGTTGGGTGGTTGCAGCGGCGCCGAGCACCTGAGTTTTCTCAATCCACAGGGGCCGATTGCCGCGGCCGAAAGCGAACACTTCTGGATCGTGGTCGCGATCCTGTTCATCTTCGTCGCGCTGCCGGTGTTCGTCGGCACCGTGTGGATTGCGTGGCGTTACCGGTATGGCGTGACCGGGCCGAAGTACACACCCCGATGGAAGTTCTACAAGCCGCTCGAATTCTTCACCTGGGGCGGCCCCATCGTCATCGTCATCATTCTGAGCGTCCTGGTGTGGCGCAATACCGAGCGCTACGACCCGTACCGGGCGATTGCGTCGAGCGCGCCGCCGCTTCACGTGCAGGTGATCGGCTACGACTGGAAGTGGCTCTTTGTCTACCCCGACCAGGGCATTGCCAGCGTCGGCGTGCTGGCGTTTCCCTCCGGGCGGCCGGTTTCGATGGAATTGACGTCGGCCACCGTGATGCAGTCGTTCTTCATTCCGGCGCTCGCGGGCCAGATTTATGCGATGGGCGGCATGGTCACGCAGCTCAATCTGGAGGCCGCCAAGCCGGGGCGCTTCCTGGGCGAGAACACCATGTACAACGGCAACGGCTTTCACCAGCAGAAGTTTGCCGCGGTGGCGATGACGCCGGCCGAGTTCGACGCCTGGGTGCAGAAGGTGCGCGGCACCGGAGTCCATCTGGACGCAGCGGCGTTGAAAGCCCTCGCAACGCCAGGGACCAAGGCGCAGCTGCGCGCGGCGCTGCCGCAAGCGACGGCACCCGACGGCCATGTCTATTTCACCGGCGTGAAGCCCGGCTTCTTCGCTGATCTGGTGATGTCGGTCATGGACGACACGCCGCTTGCGCCGACCGCCCTGGCTCCGGCACCCACCGGAGGCCAGTAG
- a CDS encoding putative oxidoreductase, YajO family: MQYTHLGNTGLEVSRICLGMMTYGSPQWRPWVLGEADALPVVKHAVDLGVNFFDTADMYSAGESEELTGRFVKMLCRREEVVIATKLYFPVDMAFHADREARGSPARRPNLSGLGRKRIFHAVDASLQRLGCDYIDLYQIHRLDAQTPIEETMEALHDVVKSGKVRYIGASSMWAWQFAKAQQLAKEHGWTRFVSMQNHYNLAYREEEREMIPLCRDQRVALIPWSPLARGFLAGNRQPHDREQGATPRAKTDAFAHSLYYRKSDFKVVQALVRLAQKKGVSPATLAYAWLLHKGVTAPIVGASKSWQIDQAVAALDVALSAPEMERLEAPYEPHPVLGHH; the protein is encoded by the coding sequence ATGCAGTACACGCACCTTGGCAACACCGGGCTCGAAGTCTCGCGCATCTGCCTCGGCATGATGACCTACGGCAGCCCGCAGTGGCGGCCCTGGGTGCTGGGCGAGGCCGACGCGCTGCCGGTGGTCAAGCATGCGGTGGACCTGGGCGTGAATTTCTTCGACACCGCCGACATGTATTCGGCCGGCGAGAGCGAAGAGCTGACCGGCCGCTTCGTCAAGATGCTGTGCCGCCGCGAAGAAGTGGTGATCGCGACCAAACTGTACTTTCCGGTCGACATGGCCTTCCATGCCGACCGCGAGGCGCGCGGCAGTCCGGCGCGGCGCCCGAACCTGAGCGGGCTGGGCAGGAAGCGCATCTTCCACGCGGTGGACGCGAGCCTGCAGCGCCTCGGTTGCGACTACATCGATCTGTACCAGATCCACCGGCTCGATGCGCAGACGCCGATCGAGGAGACGATGGAGGCGTTGCACGACGTGGTCAAGTCCGGCAAGGTGCGCTACATCGGTGCCAGCAGCATGTGGGCCTGGCAGTTCGCGAAGGCGCAGCAGCTTGCGAAGGAACACGGTTGGACCCGCTTCGTCAGCATGCAGAACCACTACAACCTCGCGTACCGCGAGGAGGAGCGCGAGATGATCCCGCTGTGCCGCGACCAGCGCGTGGCGCTGATCCCGTGGAGCCCGCTCGCGCGCGGCTTCCTCGCCGGCAATCGCCAGCCTCATGATCGCGAACAGGGCGCGACTCCGCGCGCGAAGACCGACGCGTTCGCGCACAGTCTCTACTACCGCAAGAGCGACTTCAAGGTGGTGCAGGCGCTCGTGCGGCTGGCGCAGAAGAAGGGCGTGAGCCCGGCGACGCTCGCCTACGCCTGGCTGCTGCACAAGGGCGTGACCGCGCCCATCGTCGGTGCGAGCAAATCCTGGCAGATCGATCAGGCGGTTGCCGCGCTCGACGTCGCATTGTCGGCGCCGGAAATGGAACGGCTCGAGGCGCCTTACGAGCCGCATCCGGTGCTCGGTCATCACTGA
- a CDS encoding Glycine dehydrogenase [decarboxylating] (glycine cleavage system P protein), which translates to MALPSAHATDTLAALENHDEFVARHIGIAAEDEARMLAVVGAPSRRALIDGIVPRAIARKDTMAIPAAVTEAAALAELKSLAGKNKILKSFIGQGYHGTHTPGVILRNVLENPAWYTAYTPYQAEISQGRMEALINFQTMVCDLTAMPIANASMLDEATAAAEAMTLARRSVKAKSNRFVVAGDAHPQTIEVIQTRAAPLGIEVVLANSHEEWDAALEGEYFAVLLQYPATSGRLDEPGDLRAYVEKAHARQAAFIAAADLLALTLIAPPGEWGADIVVGTTQRFGMPMGAGGPHAAYMACRDEFKRSLPGRLVGVSVDAHGRPAYRLALQTREQHIRREKATSNICTAQVLPAVIASLYAVYHGPQGLARIARRVAAYTAILARGLKQLGAPLREQATFDTLSLHTRDATKTIAGRAVSMGANLRKTWEEYLCISLDETTTRADVELLWKIFAKDGQALPSFAALESGAGSLIPPALARTSAFLTHPVFNTHHSETGMLRYIRALSDKDLALDRTMIPLGSCTMKLNATSEMIPITWPEFAQMHPFAPRDQQQGYRLLDEQLRAWLCAATGYAGVSLQPNAGSQGEYAGLLAIRAYHRAQGQGHRDVCLIPSSAHGTNPASAQMVGLRVVVTQCDEQGNVDLADLQAKCEQHGKNLACVMITYPSTHGVFETQVKELCALVHRHGGRVYVDGANLNALVGLAAPGEFGGDVSHLNLHKTFCIPHGGGGPGVGPVCVVEDLVPYLPGLPGQGDRPQTPADGKVGAISAAPLGNAAVLPISWMYIRMMGADGLTAATEAAILSANYVSARLRDHYPTLYASEGGDGQDGQNDRSGRVAHECILDLRQLKETSGVMAEDVAKRLIDYGFHAPTLSFPVANTLMVEPTESEPLAELDRFIDAMIAIREEIRRIERGDWPQDDNPLKNAPHTAESLLQGEWRHAYSREVGAALQGRSHHAKYWPPIGRVDNVYGDRNLFCSCVPVEGDAA; encoded by the coding sequence ATGGCCCTGCCGTCCGCCCACGCCACCGACACTCTCGCCGCCCTCGAAAACCATGACGAATTCGTCGCCCGGCATATCGGCATAGCCGCGGAGGACGAGGCGCGCATGCTGGCCGTGGTCGGCGCGCCCTCGCGCCGCGCGTTGATCGACGGCATCGTGCCGCGCGCAATCGCGCGCAAAGACACAATGGCAATTCCGGCCGCCGTGACCGAAGCCGCGGCGCTGGCCGAACTCAAAAGCCTTGCAGGCAAGAACAAAATCCTCAAAAGCTTCATCGGCCAGGGCTACCACGGCACGCACACGCCCGGCGTGATCCTGCGCAACGTGCTGGAGAACCCGGCCTGGTACACCGCGTACACCCCGTACCAGGCCGAAATCTCGCAGGGCCGGATGGAAGCGCTGATCAACTTCCAGACCATGGTCTGCGACCTGACCGCGATGCCGATCGCGAACGCGTCGATGCTCGACGAAGCGACCGCCGCGGCCGAGGCGATGACCTTGGCCCGGCGCTCGGTCAAGGCGAAGAGCAACCGCTTCGTGGTTGCCGGCGACGCGCACCCGCAGACCATCGAGGTCATTCAAACCCGTGCCGCGCCGCTGGGCATCGAGGTCGTGCTCGCGAACTCGCACGAGGAATGGGACGCGGCGCTCGAAGGCGAGTACTTCGCCGTGCTGCTGCAATACCCTGCCACGAGTGGTCGTCTGGACGAACCCGGCGACCTGCGCGCCTACGTAGAGAAGGCCCACGCCCGGCAGGCCGCGTTCATCGCCGCGGCCGACCTGCTCGCGCTCACGCTGATCGCCCCGCCCGGCGAATGGGGCGCCGACATCGTGGTCGGCACCACGCAGCGCTTCGGCATGCCGATGGGCGCGGGCGGCCCGCACGCGGCCTACATGGCCTGCCGCGACGAGTTCAAGCGCTCGCTGCCGGGCCGCCTGGTCGGCGTCAGCGTGGACGCACACGGCCGGCCCGCATACCGCCTTGCGCTGCAGACGCGCGAGCAGCACATCCGCCGCGAGAAGGCGACCTCGAACATCTGCACCGCGCAGGTGCTGCCGGCCGTGATTGCCAGCCTGTACGCGGTCTACCACGGCCCGCAGGGCCTCGCGCGCATCGCGCGGCGCGTCGCCGCCTACACCGCGATCCTGGCGCGCGGGCTGAAGCAACTCGGTGCGCCGCTGCGCGAGCAGGCCACGTTCGATACGCTGTCGCTGCATACCCGGGATGCTACTAAAACAATAGCTGGTCGTGCAGTATCGATGGGGGCGAACCTGCGAAAAACATGGGAAGAGTACCTGTGCATCTCGCTCGACGAGACCACGACGCGCGCCGACGTGGAGCTGCTGTGGAAGATCTTCGCGAAGGACGGCCAGGCGCTGCCGAGCTTCGCCGCGCTGGAAAGCGGCGCAGGTTCGCTGATCCCGCCAGCGCTCGCCCGCACCAGCGCCTTTCTCACGCATCCGGTATTCAACACGCACCACTCCGAAACCGGCATGCTGCGCTACATCCGGGCGCTGTCGGACAAGGACCTCGCGCTCGATCGCACGATGATTCCGCTCGGCTCGTGCACGATGAAGCTCAACGCGACCAGCGAGATGATCCCGATCACCTGGCCCGAGTTCGCGCAGATGCATCCGTTCGCGCCGCGCGACCAGCAACAGGGCTATCGACTGCTCGACGAGCAACTGCGCGCCTGGCTTTGCGCCGCGACCGGCTATGCGGGGGTGAGCCTGCAGCCGAATGCCGGCTCGCAGGGCGAGTACGCCGGGCTGCTCGCGATCCGCGCCTACCACCGAGCGCAGGGCCAGGGTCATCGCGACGTCTGCCTGATCCCGAGCAGCGCGCACGGCACGAACCCGGCGAGCGCGCAGATGGTGGGCCTGCGCGTGGTCGTGACCCAGTGCGACGAGCAGGGCAATGTCGATCTGGCCGACCTGCAGGCCAAGTGCGAGCAGCACGGCAAGAACCTCGCCTGCGTGATGATCACCTACCCGAGCACGCACGGCGTGTTCGAGACGCAGGTGAAGGAGCTGTGCGCGCTGGTGCACCGCCACGGCGGCCGGGTCTACGTCGACGGCGCGAACCTGAACGCGCTGGTCGGCCTGGCCGCGCCTGGTGAATTCGGCGGCGACGTGAGCCACCTGAACCTGCACAAGACCTTCTGCATCCCGCACGGCGGCGGCGGCCCGGGCGTCGGGCCGGTCTGTGTGGTCGAAGATCTGGTGCCGTACCTGCCCGGCCTGCCGGGCCAGGGCGACCGGCCTCAGACCCCGGCCGACGGCAAGGTCGGCGCGATCAGCGCGGCGCCGCTCGGAAACGCGGCGGTGCTGCCGATTTCGTGGATGTACATCCGCATGATGGGAGCCGACGGTCTGACGGCCGCCACCGAGGCGGCGATCCTGAGCGCGAACTACGTCAGCGCGCGCCTGCGGGACCATTACCCCACGCTGTACGCGAGCGAAGGCGGAGATGGCCAAGACGGCCAAAACGACCGATCAGGCCGCGTCGCGCACGAATGCATCCTCGACCTGCGGCAACTCAAGGAAACCAGCGGCGTGATGGCCGAGGACGTGGCCAAGCGGCTGATCGACTATGGCTTTCACGCGCCCACGCTGTCGTTCCCGGTGGCGAACACGCTGATGGTCGAGCCGACCGAAAGCGAGCCGCTGGCCGAGCTCGACCGCTTCATCGACGCGATGATCGCGATCCGCGAGGAAATCCGTCGCATCGAGCGCGGCGACTGGCCGCAGGACGACAACCCGTTGAAGAACGCGCCACACACGGCCGAGAGCCTGCTGCAGGGCGAATGGCGCCACGCGTATTCGCGCGAGGTCGGCGCGGCGCTGCAGGGCCGCTCGCACCATGCCAAGTACTGGCCGCCGATCGGCCGGGTCGACAACGTTTACGGCGACCGCAACCTGTTCTGCAGCTGCGTGCCGGTCGAAGGCGACGCGGCCTGA
- a CDS encoding putative hydrolase protein: MNLTVHGHVTYCYTGGKAFDPAQPTMMFIHGVLNDHSVWILQSRWFAHHGWNVLALDLPGHCRSSGAPPRSVEEAARFVIALLDAAGVRRAALVGHSFGSLIALEAAATAPERVSHLALVGTAFPMKVSPALLDASLKQPQQAIAMVNVFSHSTLAPPPSTLGPGTWLYGGSRALMRRVLASNRQHNLFHTGFKACDDYKAGEAQIQRVQCATLFIVGRYDQMTPAKAAAALAAKARNAKVVTLAAGHALMTEAPDGVLFALRDFLRG; the protein is encoded by the coding sequence ATGAACCTCACTGTCCACGGCCACGTCACCTACTGCTACACCGGCGGCAAGGCGTTCGACCCGGCGCAGCCGACCATGATGTTCATCCACGGCGTTCTGAACGATCACAGCGTCTGGATTCTGCAAAGCCGCTGGTTCGCGCACCACGGCTGGAACGTGCTCGCGCTCGACCTGCCGGGCCATTGCCGCAGCAGCGGCGCGCCGCCGCGCTCGGTCGAGGAAGCGGCGCGCTTCGTCATCGCGTTGCTGGATGCGGCAGGAGTGCGGCGCGCTGCGCTGGTCGGCCACAGCTTCGGCTCGCTGATCGCGCTCGAAGCGGCGGCGACCGCGCCGGAGCGGGTCAGCCATCTCGCCTTAGTCGGCACGGCGTTCCCGATGAAGGTGTCGCCGGCGCTGCTCGATGCGTCGTTAAAGCAGCCGCAGCAGGCGATAGCCATGGTCAATGTGTTCTCGCACTCGACGCTCGCGCCGCCGCCCTCGACGCTCGGCCCCGGCACCTGGCTCTACGGCGGCTCGCGCGCGCTGATGCGCCGCGTGCTCGCGAGCAACCGGCAGCACAACCTGTTCCACACCGGCTTCAAGGCCTGTGATGACTACAAAGCCGGTGAAGCCCAGATACAGCGTGTGCAGTGCGCTACGCTTTTTATAGTAGGCCGATACGACCAGATGACGCCGGCTAAGGCCGCGGCGGCGCTCGCGGCAAAGGCACGCAATGCGAAAGTGGTGACGCTGGCCGCCGGCCACGCGCTGATGACCGAGGCGCCGGACGGCGTGCTGTTCGCGCTGCGTGATTTCCTGCGCGGCTGA
- a CDS encoding Chorismate synthase, with protein sequence MSGNTFGTLFAVTNFGESHGPAIGCVIDGCPPDLALAEADIQPDLDRRRPGSSKYVTQRKEPDRVEILSGVYEGRTTGTPICLLIRNEDQRSKDYGSIAQTFRPGHADYTYWHKYGLRDPRGGGRSSARLTAPMVAAGAVAKKWLGEQYGCRFRGCMVQIGEIEIPFESWDHVPNNPFFAPAADVSKLEAYLEALRKSGDSCGARLRVSATGVPVGLGEPLFDKLDADIAWAMMGINAVKAVEIGAGVDSVAQRGSTHGDALSPEGFRSNNAGGTLGGISSGQDLEVHITVKPTSSILTPRESIDTQGRSTEVVTRGRHDPCVGLRAAPIAEAMLALVVMEHALRQRAQCADVRLPVPPIPAAAP encoded by the coding sequence ATGAGCGGCAATACCTTCGGAACCCTGTTCGCCGTCACCAACTTCGGTGAGTCGCATGGACCGGCGATCGGCTGCGTGATCGACGGTTGCCCGCCGGATCTGGCGCTGGCCGAGGCCGACATCCAGCCCGACCTGGACCGGCGCCGGCCCGGCAGTTCCAAATACGTGACGCAGCGGAAGGAGCCGGATCGGGTCGAAATCCTCTCCGGCGTATATGAGGGCCGGACCACCGGCACGCCGATCTGCCTGCTGATCCGCAACGAGGATCAGCGCAGCAAGGATTACGGCAGCATCGCGCAGACCTTTCGCCCCGGCCATGCCGACTACACGTACTGGCACAAATACGGCCTGCGCGACCCGCGCGGCGGTGGCCGTTCGTCGGCGCGGCTCACCGCGCCGATGGTCGCGGCCGGCGCGGTCGCCAAGAAGTGGCTCGGCGAACAATACGGCTGCCGTTTTCGCGGCTGCATGGTGCAGATCGGCGAGATCGAGATTCCGTTCGAATCCTGGGACCATGTGCCGAACAACCCGTTCTTCGCGCCGGCGGCCGATGTGTCGAAGCTGGAGGCGTATCTGGAGGCGCTTCGCAAGAGCGGCGACTCGTGCGGCGCACGTCTGCGCGTGTCCGCGACCGGCGTCCCGGTCGGTCTGGGCGAGCCGCTGTTCGACAAGCTCGATGCCGACATCGCGTGGGCGATGATGGGCATCAACGCGGTGAAGGCGGTCGAGATCGGCGCCGGTGTGGATAGCGTCGCGCAGCGCGGCAGCACGCACGGCGACGCGCTGTCGCCAGAGGGCTTTCGCTCGAACAACGCGGGCGGCACGCTGGGCGGCATCAGCAGCGGGCAGGACCTGGAAGTCCACATCACGGTCAAGCCGACCAGTTCGATCCTCACGCCGCGCGAGTCGATCGACACGCAGGGGCGCTCGACCGAGGTCGTGACGCGAGGCCGCCACGACCCCTGCGTCGGCCTGCGCGCGGCGCCGATCGCCGAGGCGATGCTGGCGCTGGTCGTGATGGAACATGCACTGCGGCAGCGCGCGCAATGCGCGGATGTCCGGCTGCCGGTGCCGCCGATTCCCGCGGCGGCGCCGTAG
- a CDS encoding putative ALANIN-rich signal peptide protein, whose product MTLKSILLAASFAAFGAASFAQAPAAAPAAPSASVTATCKDGTEFSGASRKGACKGHKGVKTWHSDTAAAGAAPAAAAEPAAKASKKEKAAKMAPAATAAAGGGAGKVWVNTSTKTYHCEGDRYYGKTKVGQYMTESEAKAQGDHPSHGKSCS is encoded by the coding sequence ATGACACTGAAATCGATTCTTCTCGCAGCCTCGTTCGCCGCCTTCGGGGCCGCCTCGTTCGCGCAGGCACCGGCCGCGGCGCCGGCAGCGCCGTCCGCCAGCGTGACGGCGACCTGCAAGGACGGCACCGAATTTTCGGGTGCCAGCCGCAAGGGCGCCTGCAAGGGGCACAAGGGCGTGAAGACCTGGCACAGCGATACGGCCGCTGCGGGCGCAGCGCCTGCCGCGGCGGCGGAACCGGCGGCCAAGGCTTCGAAGAAGGAGAAGGCGGCCAAGATGGCACCGGCGGCCACCGCCGCCGCCGGCGGCGGCGCCGGCAAGGTCTGGGTCAACACCAGCACCAAGACCTACCATTGCGAGGGCGACCGGTATTACGGCAAGACCAAGGTGGGCCAGTACATGACCGAGTCCGAGGCCAAGGCCCAGGGCGACCACCCGAGCCACGGCAAGTCCTGCTCCTGA
- a CDS encoding 3-dehydroquinate dehydratase II — protein sequence MKTALVINGPNLNLLGTREPAIYGAQTLADVRALCERACAAQGLVLDFRQSNHEGELIDWIHEAGRAQAAGTLAGVVLNAGAYTHTSVALHDAIKGAGVTLIELHISNVHAREAFRHHSYISPAARAVMAGFGVQGYALAIIGLAGLAGA from the coding sequence ATGAAAACCGCACTCGTCATCAACGGCCCGAACCTGAACCTGCTCGGCACGCGCGAGCCGGCGATCTACGGCGCGCAGACGCTGGCCGACGTGCGCGCGCTGTGCGAGCGCGCCTGCGCGGCGCAGGGTCTGGTGCTCGACTTTCGCCAGAGCAACCACGAGGGCGAGCTGATCGACTGGATCCACGAGGCCGGGCGCGCGCAGGCCGCCGGCACGCTGGCCGGCGTGGTGCTGAACGCAGGCGCCTACACCCACACCAGCGTCGCGCTGCACGATGCGATCAAGGGGGCAGGCGTCACGCTGATCGAGTTGCACATCTCGAACGTGCATGCGCGCGAGGCGTTCCGGCATCACTCGTACATTTCGCCGGCGGCGCGCGCCGTGATGGCCGGCTTCGGCGTGCAAGGCTACGCGCTCGCGATCATCGGGCTGGCTGGCCTGGCCGGGGCGTGA
- a CDS encoding CBS domain protein, whose protein sequence is MRPAAARNEESSMKVSDILRVKGNTLYTVTPDDAMAEAVQTMAEKDIGSLVVMERGELCGLLTFREVIQTIVKNGGAVGTSQVRGAMVERPQTCSSDTELDEVRRLMLDHHARYLPVMDKKMLMGVISFYDVAKAVVDSQNFENQMLKAYIRDWPGGDEGGNG, encoded by the coding sequence ATGCGGCCGGCGGCGGCCCGCAACGAGGAGAGCAGCATGAAAGTCAGCGACATCCTGCGCGTCAAGGGCAATACGCTCTACACCGTCACGCCGGACGACGCCATGGCCGAGGCCGTGCAGACGATGGCCGAGAAGGACATCGGCTCGCTCGTCGTGATGGAGCGCGGCGAGCTGTGCGGCCTGTTGACGTTCCGCGAGGTGATCCAGACCATCGTCAAGAACGGCGGCGCGGTCGGCACGTCCCAGGTGCGCGGCGCAATGGTCGAGCGCCCGCAGACCTGCAGCTCCGACACCGAACTCGACGAGGTGCGCCGCCTGATGCTGGACCACCATGCGCGCTACCTGCCGGTGATGGACAAGAAGATGCTGATGGGCGTGATCAGCTTCTATGACGTCGCGAAGGCCGTGGTCGACAGCCAGAACTTCGAGAACCAGATGCTCAAGGCCTATATCCGCGACTGGCCGGGCGGCGACGAAGGCGGCAACGGCTGA